From Butyricimonas paravirosa, one genomic window encodes:
- a CDS encoding PKD-like family lipoprotein: MKTKIFLGLVMICFLLGSCFDDESSKNVEFLKPIQINDFSTSMELYVSQGGRLKIKTLAYKEGMDDAALSFEWKLQGHGQHETLGNTMILDTVINVPMNREAYSLLYTVTDTENELTVTKRYYLYVTGQYEAGLLVADTKDEQTSDLHLIIGKNFNRNYSKHEDDRIFENIYSINNGAKIGELVTDMKSVVAGYLETSIATEHSVEDLSPLDNFTVIRRNNDMFIKAFDGEFVVGGLNNCARGPYDVIAVNGHIHKRTQYEEATTYGVGMLLEDLTDDYYVTHYLYRPYNPYPGEGDLFGIAYDQKHRRFLAFPHFRSEDNLHIFRNTSADGKQDPNQLGNKECIYIGYGPNVTMYAVLKDSDTGLHEIWTFNMNADDKNRPDVITGYYILDGCPDIEKAHKFQSQAMEEVMYYATDDKVYAVLLTASHPQALPKYEANPGEKITGIQVVEYCEGKLEIPNTDKPGELTDLGASNHMMLVMTYNETTREGKVIAVPILSLGTGDLIQDKTYHREYGPFGRILKTTCYHTR, translated from the coding sequence ATGAAAACAAAAATATTTTTAGGACTGGTGATGATTTGTTTCTTGCTTGGCTCTTGCTTTGATGACGAATCATCCAAGAATGTCGAGTTTTTGAAACCGATCCAGATTAATGATTTCTCGACGTCTATGGAACTATACGTGAGCCAGGGAGGACGTTTGAAAATAAAGACATTAGCTTATAAAGAGGGAATGGATGATGCCGCATTATCGTTCGAATGGAAACTTCAGGGACACGGGCAACATGAAACGTTGGGAAATACGATGATATTGGACACGGTGATCAACGTACCGATGAATCGGGAGGCTTATTCTTTATTGTACACGGTTACGGATACGGAGAATGAATTGACGGTAACCAAGCGTTATTACCTGTATGTTACAGGACAATACGAGGCCGGTTTGTTAGTGGCTGATACCAAAGATGAACAAACTTCCGATCTGCATTTGATTATCGGGAAGAACTTTAACCGGAATTATAGTAAACATGAAGATGATCGTATTTTTGAGAATATTTATAGTATCAATAACGGAGCGAAGATTGGCGAGCTTGTCACGGATATGAAATCTGTTGTTGCCGGGTATCTTGAAACAAGTATTGCAACGGAACATTCTGTCGAGGACCTTTCCCCGCTGGATAATTTTACCGTGATTCGGAGAAATAACGATATGTTTATTAAAGCTTTTGACGGGGAATTTGTTGTGGGAGGCTTGAATAATTGTGCCCGTGGTCCTTACGATGTGATTGCTGTAAACGGGCATATCCATAAGAGAACTCAATACGAGGAGGCGACAACTTACGGGGTGGGAATGTTATTAGAAGATTTGACAGACGATTATTATGTCACGCATTATTTGTACAGACCTTACAATCCGTATCCGGGAGAAGGAGATCTTTTCGGGATTGCGTATGATCAGAAACACCGTCGTTTTCTTGCCTTCCCGCATTTCCGTTCGGAAGATAATTTGCATATATTCCGAAATACTTCTGCAGATGGCAAACAGGACCCGAATCAGTTGGGAAATAAAGAGTGCATATATATAGGTTATGGTCCGAATGTTACAATGTATGCCGTATTGAAAGATAGCGATACCGGTTTGCATGAAATATGGACATTTAATATGAATGCAGATGATAAGAACCGTCCAGATGTGATTACGGGATATTATATTCTGGATGGATGTCCGGATATAGAGAAAGCCCACAAGTTTCAGTCACAGGCTATGGAAGAAGTCATGTATTATGCAACGGATGACAAAGTATATGCTGTTTTGCTAACGGCGTCACATCCCCAGGCATTACCTAAATATGAGGCAAATCCGGGAGAAAAGATTACGGGAATTCAAGTGGTTGAGTATTGTGAGGGAAAACTGGAAATTCCGAATACCGATAAACCGGGCGAATTGACGGATCTGGGAGCTAGTAATCACATGATGTTGGTTATGACTTATAACGAAACGACCCGGGAGGGAAAGGTAATTGCTGTTCCAATCTTATCTTTGGGAACTGGTGACTTGATTCAAGATAAGACCTATCATCGGGAATATGGTCCTTTCGGACGTATATTGAAAACAACTTGTTATCACACGCGTTAA
- a CDS encoding DUF4843 domain-containing protein, which translates to MKKSILYSLVIFLSVFLGGCEKDEPMGYRGRPGVYFNGKEFSYTFAENPWKDVDTVLLPILLTGDLEDYDRKVKVVVVADSTTATGDMYELLEGTISAGSESGFVPVVVNSVQELEHKVVRLRVQIVENEDFKELDLVYPACNFTFTAQIIKPYNWSQLEYFFGPYSTGWWKFIMEKLGRTSLPYWDLFSPIPNPDPDKYDMSYYEMSNIQQMIRLELAEYNKHSTTGPMKHDDGDYAGKEIVVPAPW; encoded by the coding sequence ATGAAAAAGAGTATATTATATAGTCTGGTTATATTCCTTTCTGTTTTTCTCGGTGGATGCGAGAAAGATGAACCGATGGGATACCGTGGACGTCCGGGTGTTTATTTTAACGGGAAGGAGTTTTCTTATACCTTCGCTGAAAATCCTTGGAAAGATGTCGATACGGTACTATTGCCTATTTTGCTTACCGGAGATTTGGAAGATTACGATCGAAAAGTGAAGGTGGTAGTTGTTGCAGATTCAACGACTGCAACGGGAGATATGTATGAATTACTGGAGGGAACTATAAGTGCCGGATCGGAATCAGGATTTGTTCCGGTGGTTGTGAATAGTGTGCAGGAGTTGGAACATAAGGTTGTGCGACTTCGGGTACAGATCGTGGAGAACGAAGATTTTAAAGAATTGGATTTGGTTTATCCGGCATGTAATTTCACGTTTACCGCTCAGATTATTAAACCTTATAACTGGTCTCAGTTAGAATACTTTTTCGGACCTTATTCGACAGGCTGGTGGAAGTTTATCATGGAGAAATTAGGACGTACTTCTTTGCCTTATTGGGATTTATTTTCTCCGATACCTAACCCGGATCCGGATAAGTACGATATGTCGTATTACGAGATGTCAAATATTCAGCAGATGATTCGTTTGGAATTAGCCGAATATAATAAACACTCGACAACTGGGCCGATGAAACATGATGATGGGGATTACGCTGGTAAAGAGATCGTTGTTCCTGCCCCGTGGTAA
- a CDS encoding RagB/SusD family nutrient uptake outer membrane protein — MSARINTYCLIIWMSLLSFGTISCSNWLDVEPKSEIKGDVLFETEQGFEDAITGVYILMTDTRLYGKEMSYGFIEAVAQQYEIDPLTNNYFDCTQYRYDMDAVLTRIDGIWSAAYNAIANVNNILKNLETSSCVTPPVYARIKGECLGLRAFLHFDLLRLFGWGDLKERPEILSRLSIPYVTDYNKEITKQSTVKDVLAYIEADLAEADKFLPREVATSRLTFNYYALLATRARVAMWQGNKDMALKYAEELIAMEQQFPWVDKNRLETNDLQLRDFTFSSEYLFGLNVYQFSKITELSFEAKVDITRTNPQFLFHAAQTGKDLFELGDNTGAGDYRYLWLYDKLGTQYAFLKLKQVDKSTYANRLPLIRKAEVYYMAAECLNETGSVTDRQKAINYLNIVREKRGIQRKLGNDLSQSVVQQEILKEWRKEMLLEGQMFFYYKRRGVTNIQGSTVVMNDNTYVMPLPKTEVEFGGRETY; from the coding sequence ATGAGCGCTAGAATAAATACATACTGTTTGATAATTTGGATGAGCTTATTATCATTCGGAACCATATCTTGCTCTAATTGGTTGGACGTGGAACCCAAATCTGAAATAAAGGGTGACGTGTTGTTCGAGACGGAACAAGGTTTTGAAGACGCTATAACGGGTGTGTATATCCTGATGACGGATACCCGTTTATATGGAAAAGAGATGAGCTACGGTTTTATAGAGGCGGTGGCTCAACAATACGAGATTGATCCGCTGACAAACAATTATTTCGATTGTACCCAGTATCGTTACGATATGGATGCCGTGTTGACACGGATTGATGGTATTTGGAGTGCAGCTTATAATGCAATTGCCAATGTGAATAATATTTTGAAAAACTTAGAAACGAGTTCCTGTGTAACCCCACCTGTATATGCTCGGATTAAGGGAGAATGTTTGGGGTTACGTGCTTTTCTGCATTTTGATTTGTTGCGTCTGTTCGGTTGGGGTGATTTAAAGGAACGTCCGGAGATATTAAGTCGTTTGTCTATTCCTTACGTGACGGATTATAATAAAGAGATAACAAAACAATCTACAGTAAAAGATGTTTTAGCCTATATCGAGGCTGATTTGGCTGAGGCTGATAAGTTTTTGCCTCGTGAGGTGGCAACTTCCCGGTTGACGTTTAACTATTATGCTTTATTGGCAACACGGGCCCGGGTGGCCATGTGGCAGGGGAATAAGGATATGGCGTTGAAATATGCCGAAGAGTTGATTGCAATGGAGCAGCAATTCCCGTGGGTAGATAAGAATAGATTGGAAACGAATGATTTGCAGTTGCGTGATTTTACGTTTTCTTCCGAATATCTTTTCGGATTGAACGTGTACCAATTCTCGAAGATCACGGAGTTGAGTTTCGAGGCTAAAGTGGATATTACGAGAACGAATCCCCAATTCCTGTTTCATGCGGCACAGACGGGTAAAGATTTGTTTGAACTGGGAGATAACACGGGTGCAGGTGATTATCGCTATTTGTGGTTGTATGATAAATTGGGTACTCAATATGCTTTTCTGAAGTTGAAACAGGTGGATAAATCTACTTATGCCAATCGTCTTCCTTTGATCCGGAAAGCGGAGGTTTATTATATGGCAGCAGAGTGCTTGAACGAGACGGGAAGTGTTACCGATCGGCAGAAAGCAATTAATTATTTGAATATCGTGCGGGAGAAAAGAGGAATTCAACGCAAATTAGGAAATGATTTGTCTCAGAGTGTAGTTCAGCAGGAAATATTGAAAGAGTGGCGTAAAGAGATGTTGTTGGAAGGGCAAATGTTTTTCTATTACAAGAGAAGAGGAGTGACCAATATTCAAGGATCTACGGTTGTTATGAACGACAACACGTACGTGATGCCGTTACCGAAGACGGAGGTTGAGTTTGGAGGTCGAGAAACTTATTAA
- a CDS encoding SusC/RagA family TonB-linked outer membrane protein has translation MKKNHGFPYKWGIKMRYVLLVIQVALFLPQWGHASNNVLLPGPKISFSMKDALMKDVIWELEKRSGFVFAYNANDLLKAGKVSVEVKDKDVYEALDICLKGTGLTYVVQQDVIVIKRADAPVQEVKKVTITGRVVDKDSLPLPGVTILLKHTTMGVVTDQNGRYSITIPDVQEPVLIFTFVGMKSREVKYMGNNVINIVLEDDVTEVEEVVVTGMFTRKASSFTGSATTIKGDELLKVGNQNVFQSLKSMEPGLMIFESLEFGSDPNRIPDMQLRGTSVITMGDNSDLDLRGNYENNPNIPLFILDGFEASAVKIFDLDINRVESVTILKDAAAKAIYGSKAANGVVVIETKRNVSKNLRVSYSGSVDVQAPDLSSYNLCNAEEKLEAERIYGMYTPSSRENVDDILRLEKLYMERLSKVKAGVDTDWLAKPLRNGVGHKHSLMIELGDKNIQLVANVSYNDVVGVMKGSDRTNVAGSVFASYRNNKFKFRNELSVNMNKSNDSPYGSFAEYSKLNPYWSPVDEYGQIAKNAGDEEAFYGNPLYNATLNTSLKDKYTEVTDNFEGEYDILQGFKAKVRIGFNRKFSRSDQFYPANHLKFNTEQELQKKGSYQINEGESQTMNYDFSLNFSRQVKELHYLFGFLSYSLDETTYEENIYKAEGFPSDRMNSIFFARQYAEDTKPQGAESTTRNIGVNAVFNYSYDDRLLFDATFRTNASSQFGANQRWGNFWSLGAGWNMHNEKWLRSKEWFSRLKLRASVGSTGSQGNNAYQSLATYNYSEKNYENKLGAYLMGMENKDLKWQKKMDYNVGMDMSVKNNFNLVFDYYQSTTENLLVAFTLPPSTGFTTVQENVGKVRNTGIELSMSYMVLSHPQDRTFLTLSLRAAHNKNRVVKISDSMKAYNEKMDEMAESDSKLVTKYYDGVSMNAIWAVRSLGIDPATGREIYLTKDGVSTYEYRAEDMVVCGDNLPKLRGSFGINLGYKGFGLNVMCMYELGAKMYNETLVDRVENVNMSYAVDKRVLEGRWQKPGDKVRFRSLKQVWDPEKQAYKVDEKTYATSRFVQKKNELNISSINFSYDFFRHAFVKKMGMERLSVAFYMNDVAKLSTIKTERGLSYPFARNYNFSLQMTF, from the coding sequence ATGAAAAAAAATCATGGATTCCCCTATAAATGGGGAATAAAAATGAGGTATGTGTTGCTTGTAATACAAGTGGCTCTATTTCTTCCCCAATGGGGACATGCGAGCAATAATGTTTTATTGCCGGGACCTAAGATTAGCTTTTCGATGAAAGATGCTTTGATGAAAGATGTCATCTGGGAACTTGAAAAACGATCCGGGTTTGTATTCGCTTACAACGCGAATGATTTGTTGAAGGCGGGGAAAGTGAGCGTGGAGGTGAAGGACAAGGATGTCTATGAGGCGTTGGATATTTGCTTGAAAGGAACGGGTTTGACGTATGTCGTGCAACAAGATGTTATCGTGATCAAGCGGGCAGATGCTCCGGTGCAGGAAGTGAAAAAGGTCACGATTACGGGACGGGTTGTAGATAAGGATAGTCTGCCGTTGCCGGGGGTAACGATTTTATTAAAACACACGACAATGGGTGTGGTTACCGACCAGAACGGACGTTATAGCATCACGATTCCGGATGTGCAGGAGCCCGTGTTGATTTTTACTTTCGTGGGAATGAAATCCCGGGAGGTGAAGTACATGGGAAATAACGTGATTAATATCGTGTTGGAAGATGATGTGACGGAGGTGGAAGAGGTCGTGGTGACAGGAATGTTTACCCGTAAGGCCAGTAGTTTCACGGGATCGGCAACGACGATTAAGGGGGATGAATTGTTGAAGGTGGGGAATCAGAATGTATTCCAGAGTTTGAAAAGCATGGAACCCGGGTTGATGATTTTCGAGAGCCTTGAATTTGGTTCAGATCCTAACCGGATTCCGGATATGCAATTGCGGGGAACTTCCGTGATCACGATGGGTGACAATAGTGATTTGGATTTGCGGGGTAATTACGAGAACAATCCGAATATTCCTCTTTTTATATTGGATGGTTTTGAGGCGAGTGCGGTGAAAATCTTCGATTTGGATATTAATCGTGTTGAGTCGGTGACAATATTGAAAGATGCTGCGGCAAAAGCGATATATGGTTCGAAGGCAGCCAACGGGGTTGTGGTTATCGAGACGAAAAGGAATGTTTCCAAGAATCTCCGGGTAAGTTATTCCGGAAGCGTGGATGTTCAGGCTCCGGATTTGTCTTCTTATAATTTGTGTAATGCAGAGGAAAAGTTAGAAGCGGAGAGAATTTACGGGATGTACACTCCTTCGAGCCGGGAGAACGTGGACGATATTCTCCGGTTGGAAAAATTATACATGGAACGTCTTTCGAAAGTGAAAGCCGGGGTAGATACGGATTGGTTAGCCAAACCATTGAGAAATGGTGTCGGTCATAAACATTCGTTGATGATCGAATTGGGAGATAAGAACATTCAGCTCGTGGCGAACGTCTCGTACAATGATGTCGTGGGTGTTATGAAAGGCTCCGATCGGACGAATGTGGCCGGTTCTGTGTTTGCCTCTTATCGGAATAACAAATTTAAGTTTAGGAATGAGTTGTCTGTGAACATGAACAAGAGTAATGACTCTCCTTATGGTTCGTTTGCAGAATATTCTAAACTGAATCCTTATTGGAGTCCGGTGGATGAATATGGTCAGATTGCAAAAAATGCCGGAGATGAAGAGGCCTTTTACGGGAATCCGCTTTATAACGCCACGTTGAATACGAGTCTGAAAGATAAATATACGGAGGTTACCGATAATTTCGAGGGAGAATATGATATTTTACAAGGGTTTAAGGCGAAAGTGAGGATCGGTTTTAATCGTAAATTCAGTCGGTCGGATCAGTTTTATCCCGCTAATCATTTGAAATTTAATACAGAGCAAGAATTACAGAAGAAAGGTTCTTACCAGATTAACGAGGGAGAGAGTCAAACGATGAACTACGATTTCAGTTTGAATTTTTCCCGTCAAGTGAAAGAACTGCATTATTTGTTCGGTTTTTTGAGTTACAGTTTGGATGAAACGACTTACGAAGAGAATATTTACAAGGCAGAGGGATTTCCCAGTGACCGGATGAACAGTATCTTTTTTGCCCGTCAGTATGCAGAGGATACAAAACCACAGGGTGCGGAATCGACAACTCGTAATATTGGTGTGAATGCCGTGTTCAACTATTCATACGATGATCGGTTACTTTTTGATGCCACGTTCAGAACAAATGCGTCCAGCCAGTTTGGAGCAAATCAACGTTGGGGTAACTTCTGGAGTTTAGGTGCCGGATGGAATATGCACAATGAAAAATGGTTGAGAAGTAAGGAATGGTTTTCACGGTTGAAACTGAGAGCATCTGTCGGAAGTACGGGATCACAAGGAAATAATGCCTATCAGTCTTTGGCTACTTATAATTATAGCGAGAAAAACTATGAGAATAAGTTGGGAGCCTATTTGATGGGTATGGAGAATAAGGATTTGAAGTGGCAGAAGAAGATGGATTACAACGTGGGTATGGATATGTCAGTAAAAAATAATTTCAATCTCGTGTTTGATTATTACCAGAGTACGACGGAAAACTTGTTGGTCGCCTTCACCTTACCCCCATCTACCGGATTCACAACGGTACAAGAGAATGTGGGGAAAGTGAGGAACACGGGTATTGAGCTAAGTATGAGCTATATGGTGTTGTCGCATCCTCAAGACAGGACATTCTTAACGCTTTCCTTACGTGCGGCACACAATAAGAATCGGGTTGTCAAGATTTCCGATTCCATGAAGGCCTATAACGAGAAGATGGATGAGATGGCGGAAAGTGATAGTAAATTGGTCACCAAATATTACGACGGAGTTTCCATGAACGCTATTTGGGCTGTTCGCTCGTTAGGGATAGATCCGGCAACCGGGCGTGAGATTTATTTGACAAAAGATGGAGTATCCACGTATGAATACCGGGCGGAAGATATGGTCGTGTGTGGAGATAACTTGCCTAAATTGCGCGGGAGTTTCGGGATAAATCTCGGATACAAAGGATTTGGATTGAACGTGATGTGCATGTACGAATTGGGAGCTAAAATGTATAACGAGACTTTGGTGGATCGGGTAGAGAATGTAAATATGAGCTATGCCGTGGATAAACGGGTATTGGAGGGAAGATGGCAGAAACCGGGGGATAAGGTACGTTTCCGGTCGTTGAAACAGGTGTGGGACCCGGAGAAACAGGCCTATAAGGTGGACGAGAAGACTTATGCAACCTCTCGTTTTGTTCAAAAGAAGAATGAGTTGAATATATCTTCTATCAATTTCTCGTATGATTTCTTCCGTCATGCTTTCGTGAAGAAAATGGGTATGGAGCGTTTGAGTGTGGCGTTCTATATGAACGATGTGGCTAAGTTATCCACGATTAAGACAGAACGGGGATTGTCTTATCCTTTTGCAAGAAATTATAATTTTTCGTTGCAGATGACTTTTTAG
- a CDS encoding FecR family protein has product MDKAKFDVAILVGKYLANNLTDEEQKYLSDWLSSSEKNRTWFERVTSESYQIEKGKATRSINVEKGWKALELKRESRLGGRRRRIYWMRYVAMFVLPLAIAVLLHQVYYSRKDKVEMVQTITSGTSKAILILADGLPVVLEQQQEKTLKESDGTKINVLKEHISYESGVDDKQEKSVYHELVIPRGGEFSLTLSDGTEVYMNADSKLRFPTKFGKGERVVELEGEAYFQVVHNEDAPFIVKTSQMAIKVLGTEFNVSAYAEDSVIRTTLVRGSVKISSEVSGESVVLHPGEQSALNRGDHSMLVSEVDVSYAMAWKEGRLRFKEKPLKEVMKIISRWYDVDVVYEDEEVKDYPFGCNFSRHATIEPLLKVFEATGTIETSIHGRKIWIRKRK; this is encoded by the coding sequence ATGGATAAAGCGAAGTTTGATGTTGCGATTTTGGTGGGGAAGTATCTTGCCAACAATTTGACGGATGAAGAACAAAAGTATCTGTCCGATTGGCTTTCTTCGTCAGAAAAGAACCGCACGTGGTTTGAACGGGTAACATCGGAGTCTTATCAGATTGAAAAAGGGAAAGCAACTCGTTCCATTAACGTGGAGAAGGGGTGGAAAGCTTTGGAACTTAAACGTGAATCTCGGCTGGGGGGACGTCGCCGTCGGATCTATTGGATGCGTTACGTGGCGATGTTTGTCTTACCTCTGGCTATTGCCGTTTTATTACACCAAGTGTATTATTCCCGTAAAGATAAGGTGGAAATGGTGCAAACAATTACTTCTGGAACGAGTAAGGCAATTCTTATATTGGCAGACGGTTTACCCGTGGTGTTGGAACAGCAGCAAGAAAAGACACTGAAAGAATCGGATGGAACCAAGATTAACGTTCTGAAAGAACATATCAGTTACGAGAGTGGTGTTGATGATAAGCAAGAGAAGTCGGTATACCATGAGCTGGTTATTCCTCGCGGGGGAGAGTTTTCTTTGACTTTGTCTGACGGGACGGAGGTCTACATGAATGCAGATTCAAAATTGCGTTTCCCGACAAAGTTCGGGAAGGGGGAACGGGTGGTAGAGTTGGAAGGGGAGGCCTATTTTCAGGTTGTTCATAATGAGGATGCTCCTTTTATCGTGAAGACTTCCCAGATGGCGATAAAAGTTTTGGGAACGGAGTTTAATGTTTCCGCTTACGCGGAGGATTCTGTTATACGCACGACGTTGGTTCGGGGTTCCGTGAAGATTTCTTCGGAAGTCAGCGGGGAAAGCGTGGTTCTTCATCCCGGGGAACAGTCGGCTCTCAACCGGGGAGATCATTCCATGCTGGTGAGCGAGGTGGATGTGTCCTATGCGATGGCTTGGAAAGAAGGGCGTTTACGTTTTAAGGAGAAACCTTTGAAAGAGGTGATGAAAATTATATCCCGTTGGTATGATGTTGACGTGGTGTACGAGGACGAGGAGGTGAAGGATTATCCTTTCGGGTGTAATTTTAGTCGCCATGCAACGATAGAACCTTTATTGAAAGTATTCGAGGCGACGGGTACTATTGAAACGAGTATTCACGGTAGAAAAATATGGATTAGAAAGAGAAAATAA
- a CDS encoding RNA polymerase sigma factor has protein sequence MRVIKKDIDIFIDQLQKGDEGAFRVLFDEFYTALCLFAERFLGEREAAADVVQEAFLKYWDRHMDFDNYYKIKSFLYVVVRHDCLNLLRNKREDLPVTEDIAMDSDEFFHNQVMEEEAYRVFYRAIEHLPPQMRNVINYALEGLKNADIAQKMGVSENAVHAYKKEAYKRLKESMKDYYYLLDIFFLYLFL, from the coding sequence ATGAGAGTGATAAAGAAGGATATAGATATATTCATAGACCAACTACAGAAGGGTGATGAAGGTGCTTTTCGAGTTTTATTCGATGAGTTCTATACGGCTTTGTGTCTGTTTGCAGAACGTTTCCTTGGAGAGCGGGAAGCGGCGGCGGACGTGGTTCAGGAGGCTTTTTTGAAATATTGGGACAGGCACATGGATTTTGATAATTACTATAAGATAAAATCTTTTCTTTACGTGGTGGTTCGCCATGATTGTTTGAATTTACTTCGGAATAAGCGTGAGGATTTGCCGGTGACGGAGGATATTGCCATGGACTCGGATGAATTTTTTCATAATCAAGTCATGGAGGAAGAGGCATATCGTGTATTTTACCGGGCGATTGAGCATTTGCCGCCACAGATGCGGAACGTGATCAATTACGCCTTGGAAGGATTGAAGAATGCAGATATTGCTCAAAAAATGGGAGTGTCCGAGAATGCTGTGCATGCCTATAAGAAAGAGGCGTACAAGAGATTGAAAGAGAGTATGAAAGATTATTATTACCTGTTGGATATATTTTTCTTATATCTGTTTCTTTGA
- a CDS encoding TlpA family protein disulfide reductase, producing the protein MKITGVILLFLFNLLGVVPSMGQTQEEKVYSKIDLMYNVLNQKDKATLPAEEYSKCFDEVDLAVMLMIDSLPTDALKAKAELVAYKNVMNTLGLYVDRGGTDLTKKYKKRLKGLDMKSPFIDELPYIYEANLYGRYMMNNKIGMSIKRGTYVLKNSRNGEFQRRFVQPILQGYMAYYGYSDSLRMLMKDVKRYSRDSQLLAFSEELRAKCLALSKGKVAPAFTMMDEDGKTYQLSDFRGKYVLMDIWATTCGPCIKAMPGLIETSKQYENYDHIVIMSFALNVGQEGWAKFLREKDFAGKMVHMRCESNISQFMTDYAVGVLLRYVLIDPEGKIVDAWHIAPSEKEFTKIFNKEVGIR; encoded by the coding sequence ATGAAAATCACAGGTGTAATTTTATTGTTTTTGTTCAATTTGTTAGGTGTTGTGCCGAGTATGGGGCAAACACAGGAAGAAAAGGTGTATTCGAAAATAGATTTGATGTATAATGTTCTAAATCAGAAAGACAAGGCAACACTTCCTGCAGAAGAGTATAGTAAATGTTTTGATGAGGTTGATCTAGCTGTTATGTTGATGATAGATTCTTTGCCAACAGATGCTCTTAAAGCTAAAGCTGAATTAGTTGCCTATAAAAATGTAATGAATACATTGGGACTATACGTGGATAGAGGAGGGACGGATTTGACAAAAAAATACAAGAAACGGCTTAAGGGATTGGATATGAAGTCTCCTTTTATAGACGAATTACCCTATATATATGAAGCCAACTTGTATGGAAGATACATGATGAATAACAAAATAGGAATGTCCATAAAAAGGGGAACTTATGTGCTTAAAAATTCTCGAAATGGTGAATTTCAGCGTAGATTCGTGCAACCTATCTTACAAGGATATATGGCGTATTATGGTTATTCGGATTCATTGCGTATGTTGATGAAAGATGTAAAACGTTATTCGAGAGATTCTCAGCTTTTAGCTTTTAGCGAAGAACTTAGGGCTAAATGTTTGGCTTTGAGTAAAGGAAAGGTTGCCCCTGCGTTTACCATGATGGATGAAGATGGGAAAACTTACCAATTATCTGATTTTAGGGGAAAATATGTGTTGATGGATATTTGGGCTACAACGTGTGGACCATGTATAAAGGCAATGCCCGGTCTGATAGAGACTTCGAAACAATATGAGAATTACGATCATATCGTTATCATGTCTTTTGCTTTGAATGTCGGTCAGGAGGGATGGGCTAAATTTTTGAGAGAAAAAGATTTTGCAGGTAAGATGGTTCATATGCGTTGTGAAAGTAATATCTCTCAATTTATGACAGATTATGCCGTTGGTGTCCTTTTGCGTTACGTGCTAATTGATCCGGAAGGAAAAATCGTGGATGCATGGCATATTGCTCCTTCTGAGAAAGAATTCACGAAAATATTTAATAAAGAAGTTGGTATAAGATGA